The Inquilinus sp. Marseille-Q2685 genome has a segment encoding these proteins:
- a CDS encoding CitMHS family transporter — translation MLAALGFLTIAVFLALILSGRVSVLVALVLVPLAGGLIGGFGAGLGPMMLDGLIKVAPVGIMIMFAVLYFGLMIDTGIFDRPIKALLSLVRGDPVRLCLITALLTMLVALDGDGATTFLITVTAVLPVHRRLGLNPLVLPGIICLAAGTMNLLPWGGPTARAMAVLKTDAAALFNPVIPAMVAGLAWVFVAAWLIGRGERRRLGVTDGLDAVALVEPTEAERAARRPHLTWFNAALTIALIVALLAGLWPLPVLFITAFAIALVVNYPRWEQQRERLVKHADSVVTVTAMIFAAGIFTGILGGTKMIGAMAEALVAIVPQSLAPYLSQIVAVTGMPLSLVFTPDAYYYGILPVFAGTAGALGQDPLAIGRAAILGQMTTGFPLSPLTASTFILVGLTGVQLGAHQRFIFKWAFAWTLVMTAVAWATGAI, via the coding sequence ATGCTGGCGGCTTTGGGGTTCCTGACCATCGCGGTGTTCCTGGCGCTGATCCTCAGCGGCCGCGTCTCGGTGCTGGTGGCGCTGGTGCTGGTGCCGCTGGCCGGCGGCCTGATCGGCGGCTTCGGCGCCGGCCTGGGCCCGATGATGCTGGACGGCCTCATCAAGGTCGCGCCGGTCGGCATCATGATCATGTTCGCGGTGCTGTATTTCGGGCTGATGATCGACACCGGCATCTTCGACAGGCCGATCAAGGCCCTGCTGTCGCTGGTGCGGGGCGACCCGGTGCGGCTGTGCCTGATCACGGCCCTGCTGACCATGCTGGTCGCGCTGGACGGCGACGGAGCCACCACCTTCCTGATCACGGTCACGGCCGTCCTGCCGGTGCACCGCCGCCTCGGCCTCAACCCGCTGGTGCTGCCCGGCATCATCTGCTTGGCCGCCGGCACCATGAACCTGCTGCCCTGGGGCGGGCCGACGGCGCGGGCCATGGCGGTGCTGAAGACCGACGCCGCGGCCCTGTTCAACCCGGTGATCCCGGCCATGGTCGCCGGCCTGGCCTGGGTGTTCGTCGCCGCCTGGCTGATCGGCCGCGGCGAGCGCAGGCGCCTGGGCGTGACGGACGGCCTCGACGCGGTGGCGCTGGTCGAGCCGACCGAGGCCGAGCGGGCCGCGCGCCGGCCGCACCTCACCTGGTTCAACGCCGCCCTGACCATCGCCCTGATCGTGGCACTGCTGGCCGGGTTGTGGCCTCTGCCGGTGCTGTTCATCACCGCCTTCGCCATCGCGCTGGTGGTCAACTATCCGCGCTGGGAGCAGCAGCGCGAGCGGCTGGTGAAGCATGCCGACAGCGTCGTCACCGTCACCGCGATGATCTTCGCCGCCGGCATCTTCACCGGCATCCTGGGCGGCACCAAGATGATCGGCGCCATGGCCGAGGCGCTGGTGGCCATCGTGCCCCAGAGCCTGGCGCCCTACCTGTCGCAGATCGTGGCGGTGACCGGCATGCCGCTGAGCCTGGTGTTCACGCCGGACGCCTACTACTACGGCATCCTGCCGGTCTTCGCGGGGACCGCCGGGGCGCTGGGCCAGGACCCGCTGGCGATCGGCCGCGCCGCGATCCTGGGCCAGATGACCACCGGCTTCCCCCTGAGCCCGCTGACCGCCTCGACCTTCATCCTGGTCGGGCTGACCGGGGTGCAGCTCGGCGCGCATCAGCGCTTCATCTTCAAATGGGCCTTCGCCTGGACCCTCGTCATGACGGCCGTCGCCTGGGCCACGGGAGCCATCTGA
- a CDS encoding acyclic terpene utilization AtuA family protein — MPKAMRIGAGAGFAGDRLEPAAELVARGHLDTLVFECLAERTIALAHRRRRADPDAGFDPLLERRLRPVLPGVAAQGIRVLTNMGAADPEGAGRRAAALCRELGVPLRIAVVTGDDVLDRIDPAAPALEDGRPLAAHGPLIAANAYLGADAMLPALEAGAQLVITGRVADPSLFVAPLAWRLDWSLDDASRIATATLAGHLMECAGQVTGGYFADGDGSDVPGLADLGFPIAEVTAGGAITITKLPGTGGRGSRATVTEQLLYEVTDPGAYVTPDVVLDVTGVSVAEQGADRVAVAGARGWTRPDSLKVSVAYEAGWEAEAGISYGGGGAVERGRRAAEIVRTRLERRGDITDLRLDLVGVDSLLPGRLRSGSPSEVRLRLCARAATAEAAADAAHEVESLYTNGPAAGGGVRSALRPVIGIVSTLIDRRAVSPAVEILEA; from the coding sequence ATGCCGAAAGCGATGCGGATCGGGGCCGGCGCCGGGTTCGCCGGCGACCGGCTGGAGCCGGCGGCGGAGCTGGTGGCGCGCGGCCATCTCGACACGCTGGTGTTCGAATGCCTGGCCGAGCGCACCATCGCCCTGGCCCATCGCCGCCGCCGGGCCGATCCCGATGCCGGCTTCGACCCGCTGCTGGAGCGCCGGCTGCGGCCGGTGCTGCCGGGCGTCGCCGCCCAGGGCATCCGGGTGCTGACCAATATGGGCGCCGCCGACCCCGAGGGCGCCGGCCGCCGCGCCGCCGCCCTGTGCCGCGAGCTGGGCGTGCCGCTTCGGATCGCGGTGGTGACCGGCGACGATGTGCTGGACCGGATCGACCCGGCCGCGCCGGCGCTCGAGGACGGCAGGCCGCTGGCCGCGCACGGCCCGCTGATCGCCGCCAACGCCTATCTCGGCGCCGACGCCATGCTGCCGGCGCTGGAGGCCGGGGCGCAGCTGGTGATCACCGGCCGTGTCGCCGACCCGTCGCTGTTCGTGGCGCCGCTGGCCTGGCGCCTGGACTGGTCGCTGGACGACGCGAGCCGCATCGCCACCGCCACCCTGGCCGGCCACCTGATGGAATGCGCCGGGCAGGTCACCGGCGGCTATTTCGCCGATGGCGACGGCAGCGACGTGCCCGGCCTGGCCGATCTGGGCTTCCCGATCGCCGAGGTGACGGCGGGCGGCGCGATCACCATCACCAAGCTGCCCGGCACCGGCGGGCGGGGCAGCCGCGCCACGGTGACCGAGCAGCTGCTGTACGAGGTCACTGACCCCGGCGCCTATGTCACGCCCGACGTGGTGCTGGACGTCACCGGCGTGTCGGTGGCGGAGCAGGGCGCCGACCGCGTCGCCGTCGCCGGGGCGCGCGGCTGGACGCGGCCGGACTCGCTGAAGGTCAGCGTCGCCTATGAGGCGGGGTGGGAGGCGGAGGCCGGCATCTCCTACGGCGGCGGCGGCGCGGTCGAGCGCGGCCGGCGTGCGGCCGAGATCGTGCGCACCCGTTTGGAGCGGCGCGGCGACATCACCGACCTGCGGCTCGACCTGGTCGGCGTCGATTCGCTGCTGCCCGGCCGGCTGCGGAGCGGATCGCCGTCGGAGGTCCGGCTGCGCCTCTGCGCCCGCGCCGCCACCGCCGAGGCCGCGGCCGATGCCGCGCATGAGGTCGAGAGCCTCTACACCAACGGCCCGGCGGCGGGGGGCGGCGTGCGCAGCGCCCTGCGGCCGGTGATCGGCATCGTCTCGACCCTGATCGACCGGCGGGCCGTCAGCCCCGCGGTCGAGATCCTGGAGGCATGA
- a CDS encoding LysR family transcriptional regulator, producing the protein MKRINLSLFEIEVFLQVDRLRSFRAAAEALGMSQPAVSRAVARAESRLGVRLFDRNTRTVEPTPQGREFAAIAGRLIGDLRSSLDDLGDYFRSARGRVAVAGLPSVTAGLLPPVIDRFRRSHPGVSVGVIDTLLDGVVGAVLSGEADLGIAGRPAADSKVDFTRIMSDRFVAILRQDHPLARSGAVTWADLAGFPFVAMSRITSVRPLTDRGFAQAGMAVEPEFEVSHLATAGALVAAGLGVTALPVLTLPVLAHPALTTRLLQGPEVTRDIGVLTRSSRTLSPAAAAFRDTVIASGSDPASRA; encoded by the coding sequence ATGAAGCGCATCAACCTGTCGCTGTTCGAGATCGAGGTGTTCCTGCAGGTCGACCGGCTGCGCAGCTTTCGTGCGGCGGCCGAGGCGCTGGGCATGTCGCAGCCCGCGGTCAGCCGGGCGGTGGCGCGGGCCGAGTCGCGGCTGGGCGTCCGCCTGTTCGACCGCAACACGAGGACGGTCGAGCCGACGCCGCAGGGCCGGGAGTTCGCCGCCATCGCCGGCCGGCTGATCGGCGACCTGCGCAGCTCGCTCGACGATCTCGGCGACTATTTCCGCTCGGCCCGCGGCCGGGTCGCGGTCGCCGGGCTGCCCTCGGTCACGGCCGGGCTGCTGCCGCCGGTGATCGACCGGTTCCGCCGCAGCCACCCGGGCGTGTCGGTCGGCGTCATCGACACGCTGCTCGACGGCGTCGTCGGCGCGGTGCTGAGCGGCGAGGCCGATCTCGGCATTGCCGGCCGTCCGGCGGCCGATAGCAAGGTGGACTTCACCCGGATCATGTCGGACCGCTTCGTCGCCATCCTGCGCCAGGACCACCCGCTGGCACGGTCCGGCGCCGTGACCTGGGCCGATCTGGCGGGCTTCCCCTTCGTTGCCATGTCGCGGATCACCAGCGTCCGTCCGCTGACCGACCGCGGCTTCGCCCAGGCCGGGATGGCGGTGGAGCCGGAATTCGAGGTGTCGCATCTCGCCACCGCCGGCGCGCTGGTGGCGGCCGGGCTCGGGGTGACGGCGCTGCCGGTGCTGACCCTGCCGGTGCTGGCCCATCCGGCCCTGACCACGCGGCTGCTGCAGGGGCCGGAGGTGACGCGCGACATCGGCGTCCTGACCCGGTCGAGCCGGACGCTGTCGCCCGCGGCGGCCGCCTTCCGCGACACGGTCATCGCCTCGGGCAGCGACCCCGCGTCCCGGGCATGA
- a CDS encoding aminotransferase class I/II-fold pyridoxal phosphate-dependent enzyme has protein sequence MRGGRLNEALERLADYPFARLAALLSGVTPPEGVAPLAMSVGEPQHQPPAFLAEVLAAHADSWNRYPPVAGTPAFREACAGWLQRRFHLPGGLVDPAHILPLSGTREALFLVAELAVDHRPGANQVPAVALPDPFYAPYEGAAVMAGAEPVFLPAGPATGFLPDLDALEADAPLLARLKLLYLCNPTNPQGAVASREYLDRAIGLARAHGFILAADECYAEIYDREPPVGVLEVAAGRDGGSLDNLLVFHSLSKRSNAAGLRSGFVAGDPALVAAFLRLRSHSAAGMPLPIQAASAALWADDAHVVENRALYRAKFDAAEAALGGRFGFRRPEGGFFLWLDVGDGEAAARRLWAEAAIRTLPGGYITRLDRPEIGRRWLRVAVVHDTETVRRALTRLGEVLSRAEAAE, from the coding sequence ATGCGGGGCGGCCGACTCAACGAGGCATTGGAACGGCTCGCGGACTATCCGTTCGCGCGGCTGGCGGCGCTGTTGTCCGGGGTCACGCCCCCGGAGGGGGTAGCGCCGCTGGCCATGTCGGTCGGCGAGCCGCAGCACCAGCCGCCGGCCTTCCTGGCCGAGGTGCTGGCGGCCCATGCCGACAGCTGGAACCGCTATCCGCCGGTGGCCGGCACTCCGGCCTTCCGCGAGGCCTGCGCCGGCTGGCTGCAGCGCCGTTTCCATTTGCCCGGCGGGCTGGTCGACCCGGCCCATATCCTGCCGCTGTCCGGCACCCGCGAGGCGCTGTTCCTGGTCGCCGAGCTGGCCGTCGATCACCGCCCCGGCGCCAACCAGGTGCCGGCGGTGGCCCTGCCCGACCCGTTCTATGCCCCCTATGAGGGCGCCGCGGTGATGGCCGGGGCCGAGCCGGTGTTCCTGCCGGCCGGGCCCGCCACCGGCTTCCTGCCCGATCTCGACGCGCTGGAGGCCGACGCGCCGCTGCTGGCGCGGCTGAAGCTCTTGTATCTGTGCAACCCGACCAACCCGCAGGGCGCCGTCGCCAGCCGGGAGTATCTGGACCGCGCCATCGGCCTGGCCCGGGCGCACGGCTTCATCCTGGCGGCCGACGAGTGCTACGCCGAGATCTACGACCGCGAGCCGCCGGTGGGCGTGCTGGAGGTCGCGGCCGGCCGGGACGGCGGGTCGCTGGACAACCTGCTGGTGTTCCATTCGCTGTCGAAGCGGTCGAACGCGGCCGGGCTGCGCTCGGGCTTCGTCGCCGGCGACCCGGCGCTGGTCGCCGCCTTCCTGCGGCTGCGCAGCCATTCCGCCGCCGGCATGCCGCTGCCGATCCAGGCGGCCTCCGCCGCGCTATGGGCCGATGACGCGCATGTGGTCGAGAACCGGGCGCTGTACCGGGCCAAGTTCGACGCCGCCGAGGCGGCGCTGGGCGGGCGCTTCGGCTTCCGCCGGCCTGAGGGCGGCTTCTTCCTGTGGCTCGATGTCGGCGACGGCGAGGCCGCCGCCCGCCGGCTGTGGGCCGAGGCTGCGATCCGCACCCTGCCCGGCGGCTACATCACGCGCCTGGACCGGCCGGAGATCGGCCGGCGCTGGCTGCGCGTCGCCGTGGTCCACGACACCGAGACGGTCAGGCGCGCCCTGACCCGGCTCGGCGAAGTCCTGTCCCGAGCCGAGGCGGCAGAATGA
- a CDS encoding DNA translocase FtsK: MTMAGTSSRRTAVTRSSGRGASSKRSFLPPVVQEFLRNRVRELSGLGIAVFGCGLLIALVSYEPTDPSWNTAKAGPAANLLGRPGAHVADLLIQTLGIGAFLLAVLPLFWAWRLMRHQPLDRVWWRVTSLLFGVLFLAAGLSPLPAIEGWAERGSLGGAVGSMILRRISDTVILSAGPVATFWLALATGAVGLLLVLVALGLSSTEWHRVGAVTGAGARAGASLTGSLLRALGRVLQWLGLRTLHGAGTVAASMMRREPAPEAPAAFAMPGTGPAARPRFARANPPGPRIADPEAEPGEAPRPPLIIGGGRTEPDLDLPEEEDDDLIDLPSLRPVEEPPRRPGASMPPAAPQRVAPAALEPAPRRPAAPPPRQTSFELAPPDTYELPPLDLLTLPDPTKRPAVADPRVLEQNAAALEQVLSDFGVRGSIVKVNPGPVVTLYELEPAPGTKSSRVIGLADDIARSMSAVSVRVAVVPGRNVIGIELPNQKREMVLLRELLGSDQMEKAGSKLGLVLGKDIGGGPIIADLARMPHLLVAGTTGSGKSVAINTMILSLLFRLPPDKVRFIMVDPKMLELSIYEGIPHLLAPVVTDPKKSVVALKWAVREMEDRYRSMSKVGVRNIEGYNQRLREAKAKGEVLTRRVQTGFDPDTGKPIFEDQPIDLTELPYIVIIVDEMADLMLVAGKDIEALIQRLAQMARAAGIHLIMATQRPSVDVITGTIKANFPTRISFQVTSKIDSRTILGEGGAEQLLGQGDMLYMAGGGRITRVHGPFVSDGEVEEVVRHLKAQGEPAYNDAVLEDQEDGGGFDALALDGEGGSGDDLYDQAVALVARERKASTSFIQRHLQIGYNRAARLIDRMEQEGVVSPANHVGKREVLAGNH, encoded by the coding sequence ATGACGATGGCCGGAACCTCCTCCCGCCGAACCGCGGTGACGCGCAGCTCCGGGCGCGGCGCCTCGAGCAAGCGCTCCTTCCTGCCCCCGGTGGTGCAGGAGTTCCTTCGCAACCGGGTGCGCGAGCTGAGCGGCCTCGGCATCGCCGTGTTCGGCTGCGGCCTCCTGATCGCGCTGGTCAGCTACGAGCCGACCGACCCGTCCTGGAACACCGCCAAGGCCGGGCCCGCCGCCAACCTGCTGGGCCGGCCGGGCGCGCATGTAGCCGATCTCCTGATCCAGACGCTCGGCATCGGCGCCTTCCTCCTGGCCGTGCTGCCGCTGTTCTGGGCCTGGCGGCTGATGCGGCACCAGCCGCTGGACCGGGTGTGGTGGCGGGTCACCAGCCTCCTGTTCGGCGTGCTGTTCCTGGCCGCCGGGCTGTCGCCGCTGCCGGCGATCGAGGGCTGGGCCGAGCGCGGCTCGCTGGGCGGCGCCGTCGGATCGATGATCCTGCGCCGCATCTCGGACACCGTCATCCTCTCGGCCGGACCGGTCGCCACCTTCTGGCTGGCCCTGGCCACCGGCGCCGTCGGCCTGCTGCTGGTGCTGGTCGCGCTCGGCCTGTCCTCCACCGAATGGCACCGCGTCGGGGCCGTGACCGGCGCCGGCGCCCGGGCCGGCGCGTCGCTGACGGGGTCTCTGCTGCGGGCGCTCGGCCGGGTGCTGCAATGGCTGGGCCTGCGCACGCTGCACGGCGCCGGCACCGTTGCCGCCAGCATGATGCGGCGCGAGCCGGCCCCCGAGGCGCCGGCCGCCTTCGCCATGCCCGGCACCGGTCCGGCCGCGCGGCCGCGCTTCGCCCGCGCCAACCCGCCGGGGCCGCGGATCGCCGATCCGGAGGCCGAGCCCGGCGAGGCACCGCGCCCGCCGCTCATCATCGGCGGCGGCCGTACCGAGCCCGATCTCGACCTGCCCGAGGAGGAGGACGACGACCTGATCGACCTGCCCTCGCTGCGCCCGGTGGAGGAGCCGCCGCGCCGCCCCGGCGCCTCGATGCCCCCCGCCGCGCCGCAGCGCGTGGCCCCCGCGGCGCTGGAGCCGGCGCCGCGCCGCCCGGCGGCACCGCCGCCGCGCCAGACCAGCTTCGAGCTGGCGCCGCCCGACACCTACGAGCTGCCGCCGCTCGACCTCCTGACCCTGCCGGACCCGACCAAGCGCCCGGCCGTGGCCGACCCGCGGGTGCTGGAGCAGAACGCCGCGGCGCTGGAGCAGGTGCTGAGCGATTTCGGCGTCCGCGGCTCGATCGTGAAGGTCAATCCCGGCCCGGTGGTGACGCTGTACGAGCTGGAGCCAGCGCCCGGCACCAAGTCCAGCCGCGTCATCGGCCTGGCCGACGACATCGCGCGGTCGATGAGCGCCGTGTCGGTGCGCGTCGCCGTGGTGCCCGGCCGCAACGTCATCGGCATCGAGCTGCCGAACCAGAAGCGCGAGATGGTGCTGCTGCGCGAGCTGCTCGGCTCCGACCAGATGGAGAAGGCGGGGTCGAAGCTCGGCCTCGTGCTCGGCAAGGACATCGGCGGCGGCCCGATCATCGCCGACCTGGCCCGCATGCCCCACCTGCTGGTGGCCGGCACCACCGGCTCGGGCAAGTCCGTCGCCATCAACACCATGATCCTGTCGCTGCTGTTCCGGCTGCCGCCGGACAAGGTGCGCTTCATCATGGTCGACCCGAAGATGCTCGAGCTGTCGATCTACGAGGGCATCCCGCACCTGCTGGCGCCGGTCGTCACCGACCCGAAGAAGTCGGTGGTCGCCCTGAAATGGGCGGTGCGCGAGATGGAGGACCGCTACCGGTCCATGTCCAAGGTCGGCGTCCGCAACATCGAGGGCTACAACCAGCGGCTGCGCGAGGCCAAGGCCAAGGGCGAGGTGCTGACCCGCCGGGTGCAGACGGGGTTCGACCCCGACACCGGCAAGCCGATCTTCGAGGACCAGCCGATCGACCTGACCGAGCTGCCCTACATCGTCATCATCGTCGACGAGATGGCCGACCTGATGCTGGTGGCGGGCAAGGACATCGAGGCGCTGATCCAGCGGCTGGCGCAGATGGCGCGCGCCGCCGGCATCCACCTGATCATGGCGACGCAACGCCCCTCGGTCGACGTCATCACCGGCACGATCAAGGCCAACTTCCCGACCCGGATCAGCTTCCAGGTCACCTCCAAGATCGACAGCCGCACCATCCTGGGCGAGGGCGGGGCCGAGCAGCTGCTGGGCCAGGGCGACATGCTGTACATGGCCGGCGGCGGCCGCATCACCCGCGTGCACGGCCCCTTCGTCTCCGACGGCGAGGTCGAGGAGGTGGTGCGCCACCTCAAGGCCCAGGGCGAGCCGGCCTACAACGACGCCGTGCTGGAGGACCAGGAGGACGGCGGCGGCTTCGACGCGCTGGCGCTGGACGGCGAGGGCGGGTCGGGCGACGACCTGTACGACCAGGCGGTGGCGCTGGTGGCGCGCGAGCGCAAGGCGTCGACCAGCTTCATCCAGCGCCACCTCCAGATCGGCTACAACCGCGCGGCGCGGCTGATCGACCGGATGGAGCAGGAGGGCGTGGTCAGCCCGGCCAACCATGTCGGCAAGCGCGAAGTGCTGGCGGGGAATCACTGA
- a CDS encoding UbiH/UbiF/VisC/COQ6 family ubiquinone biosynthesis hydroxylase, with product MNDTSLRTQVVVVGGGLAGATMAAALGQAGIDTVILDQEPAAARTLPEFDGRTTALSYGSRRIVASAGLWDAVAGRAEPILDIRIADGRAPVFLHFDHQEMAGESDGAPFGHIVENRLLRLAQFERLEALPAVRHVAPAKVVAVETGTGHAAVTLADGRVVRADLVIGADGRGSLTRQQLGIPARSFAYRQKAVVCVMAHAEPHEGVAVEHFLPPGPFAVLPMTDDEEGNHRSSIVWTEHPDTADDLVHRPAAAFDAALQATVGDWLGPVRALGKRFTYPLGVVHARRYGTRRAALIGEAAHGIHPIAGQGLNLGLRDIAVLTELLVERSRLGLDLGDPTTLQRYERLRRPDNVAMILATDGLNRLFSTDLAPVQLARDLGLAAVGRLPPVKRFFMRQAMGLGSRAR from the coding sequence ATGAATGACACCTCTTTGCGCACCCAGGTCGTGGTGGTCGGCGGCGGCCTCGCCGGGGCGACCATGGCGGCGGCCCTCGGCCAGGCCGGGATCGACACCGTGATCCTGGACCAGGAGCCGGCGGCCGCCCGCACGCTGCCGGAGTTCGACGGCCGCACCACCGCGCTCTCCTACGGCTCGCGCCGGATCGTCGCCTCGGCCGGGCTGTGGGATGCGGTGGCGGGCCGGGCCGAGCCGATCCTCGACATCCGCATCGCCGACGGCCGCGCCCCGGTGTTCCTGCATTTCGACCATCAGGAGATGGCCGGCGAGTCGGACGGCGCCCCCTTCGGCCACATCGTCGAGAACCGGCTGCTGCGGCTGGCGCAGTTCGAGCGGCTGGAGGCCCTGCCGGCGGTGCGCCATGTGGCCCCGGCCAAGGTGGTGGCCGTCGAGACCGGCACCGGCCATGCCGCAGTGACCCTGGCCGACGGAAGGGTGGTGCGGGCCGACCTGGTGATCGGCGCCGACGGCCGCGGCTCCCTCACCCGGCAGCAGCTGGGCATCCCGGCGCGCAGCTTCGCCTACCGGCAGAAGGCGGTGGTCTGCGTCATGGCGCATGCCGAGCCGCATGAGGGCGTGGCGGTGGAGCATTTCCTGCCGCCCGGCCCCTTCGCGGTCTTGCCGATGACCGACGACGAGGAGGGCAACCACCGCTCCTCGATCGTCTGGACCGAGCATCCGGACACCGCCGACGACCTGGTGCACCGGCCGGCCGCCGCCTTCGACGCCGCGCTGCAGGCCACGGTCGGCGATTGGCTGGGGCCGGTGCGGGCACTCGGCAAGCGCTTCACCTATCCGCTCGGCGTGGTGCATGCCCGGCGCTACGGCACCCGGCGGGCGGCGCTGATCGGCGAGGCGGCGCACGGCATCCACCCGATCGCCGGCCAGGGCCTCAATCTCGGCCTGCGCGACATCGCGGTGCTGACGGAGCTGCTGGTCGAGCGCAGCCGACTCGGCCTCGACCTCGGCGATCCCACGACGCTGCAGCGCTACGAGCGGCTGCGGCGGCCGGACAATGTCGCCATGATCCTGGCGACCGACGGGCTGAACCGGCTGTTCTCGACCGACCTGGCCCCGGTGCAGCTGGCCCGCGACCTCGGCCTCGCCGCGGTCGGCCGCCTGCCGCCGGTGAAGCGCTTCTTCATGCGCCAGGCGATGGGGCTGGGAAGCCGGGCGCGGTGA